The following coding sequences lie in one Vibrio algicola genomic window:
- the nirB gene encoding nitrite reductase large subunit NirB, with product MTEVSANKTKVVIIGNGMVGHRFIEDLVEKGDLNKFEITAFCEEPRVAYDRVHLSSYFSHHTADELSLVKEGFYQKHNIKVLIGERAINISRENKTVYSSSGREIQYDKLVMATGSYPFVPPIKGNESKDCFVYRTIEDLKAIEATAKKSKSGVVIGGGLLGLEAAGALKALGVETHVIEFAPVLMAEQLDLQGGLQLRSKIERMGVQVHTSKNTLEILPQGESARNTMKFADGTELEVDFIVFSAGIRPQDRLSRQAELEIGPRGGIAINDNCQTSDPDIYAIGECASWNGAFFGLVAPGYKMAQVVVDQLLGKTDSEFTGADMSAKLKLLGVKVGSIGDANGRTPNCKSFVYQNDDEGVYKRLIVSENGMKLLGAVLVGDTSDYGNLLQLHLNDMDLPEHPDALILPAHAGGEKPTMGADALPDTAVICSCFDVTKGQIAAAVAEGHTTIGDIKMVTKAGTGCGGCVPMVTQVLNAELAKAGIEVKNDICEHFEYSRQELFHLCRIEGIRSFDQLLEKHGHGYGCEVCKPTVGSILASCWGDHILKPQHVGLQETNDSFLGNIQKDGTYSVIPRMAGGEVTPQALIVLAQVAQEYNLYTKVTGAQRIGLFGVQKNDLPQVWSKLIAAGYETGQAYGKSLRMVKTCLGQTWCRYGVQDSSSLGALLEHRYKGIRSPHKMKFGVSGCTRECSEAQGKDLGVIATDSGWNMYVGGNGGTIPRHGDLLASDLDQETLIKYIDRYLMFYIRTADKLQRTATWLENLEGGVDYLRKVVIDDTLGINAQLEKDIQVLVDDYRCEWQETLNDDAQLKRFDHFINSDERDDNVSYVAEREQHRPATFTEKYPHLKGDILHTDLKNTTEEA from the coding sequence ATGACCGAAGTAAGTGCAAACAAAACCAAAGTAGTCATCATTGGTAATGGTATGGTGGGTCACCGCTTTATCGAAGACCTGGTTGAAAAAGGCGATCTAAACAAATTTGAGATCACCGCATTTTGTGAAGAGCCACGCGTTGCCTATGACCGCGTTCACTTATCGTCTTATTTCTCCCATCACACAGCCGATGAACTGTCTCTTGTTAAAGAAGGCTTCTACCAAAAGCACAATATCAAAGTGCTGATTGGTGAACGTGCGATTAACATCAGCCGTGAAAATAAAACCGTCTATTCAAGCTCTGGTCGTGAAATCCAATACGACAAACTTGTTATGGCAACCGGCTCTTACCCATTTGTACCGCCGATCAAAGGCAACGAAAGCAAAGACTGTTTTGTTTACCGTACTATCGAAGATTTAAAAGCCATTGAAGCGACAGCCAAAAAAAGTAAGAGCGGTGTGGTTATCGGTGGTGGCTTACTGGGCCTTGAAGCCGCAGGGGCTTTAAAAGCGCTCGGAGTTGAAACCCATGTGATCGAATTTGCGCCAGTGTTAATGGCCGAGCAACTTGATCTGCAAGGTGGCTTACAACTGCGCAGTAAAATTGAGCGTATGGGCGTGCAAGTTCATACCAGCAAAAACACCTTAGAAATACTGCCACAAGGCGAAAGCGCACGTAACACCATGAAGTTTGCCGATGGCACTGAGCTTGAAGTGGATTTCATCGTATTTTCTGCGGGTATCCGCCCACAAGATCGCCTCTCTCGTCAGGCTGAATTAGAGATTGGTCCTCGCGGCGGTATTGCGATTAACGACAACTGCCAAACCTCAGATCCTGACATTTACGCAATTGGTGAATGTGCATCTTGGAACGGTGCCTTCTTTGGTTTAGTCGCCCCTGGTTATAAAATGGCGCAAGTGGTGGTTGATCAACTTCTTGGTAAAACCGACAGCGAATTTACCGGCGCCGATATGAGTGCCAAGCTGAAATTACTCGGTGTAAAAGTGGGCAGCATTGGCGATGCAAATGGCCGCACACCTAACTGTAAAAGCTTTGTTTATCAAAATGATGACGAAGGCGTGTACAAGCGTTTAATCGTGTCTGAAAATGGTATGAAGCTATTAGGCGCAGTGTTAGTTGGTGATACGTCTGATTACGGCAACTTATTGCAATTGCACTTAAATGATATGGATCTGCCCGAGCACCCCGATGCCTTGATCCTACCAGCCCACGCTGGCGGCGAAAAACCGACTATGGGCGCTGATGCCCTACCCGACACAGCGGTGATTTGTTCATGTTTTGATGTCACTAAAGGTCAAATTGCTGCCGCAGTTGCCGAGGGTCATACCACGATTGGTGATATCAAAATGGTCACCAAAGCCGGTACCGGTTGTGGCGGCTGTGTGCCTATGGTCACTCAAGTATTGAACGCTGAATTAGCCAAAGCCGGTATCGAAGTCAAAAACGATATCTGTGAGCACTTTGAATACTCGCGCCAAGAGCTATTCCATTTATGCCGCATCGAAGGCATTCGTTCATTTGATCAATTACTGGAAAAACACGGACACGGTTATGGCTGTGAAGTGTGTAAACCAACCGTGGGCTCTATCTTGGCGTCTTGTTGGGGTGATCATATTTTAAAACCTCAGCACGTTGGCCTGCAAGAAACCAACGATAGCTTCTTAGGTAACATTCAAAAAGACGGCACTTACTCGGTTATTCCTCGAATGGCGGGCGGCGAAGTGACACCACAAGCGTTAATCGTATTGGCGCAAGTGGCGCAAGAATACAACTTATACACCAAGGTCACTGGCGCGCAACGTATCGGTTTATTTGGCGTACAGAAAAATGACCTTCCACAAGTGTGGAGCAAGCTTATCGCGGCAGGTTACGAAACTGGTCAAGCTTATGGTAAATCTCTGCGTATGGTGAAAACCTGTTTAGGTCAAACTTGGTGTCGTTACGGCGTGCAAGACAGCAGCAGTTTAGGCGCACTACTAGAGCATCGCTACAAAGGCATTCGCTCACCGCATAAGATGAAGTTTGGTGTGTCGGGCTGTACTCGTGAGTGTTCAGAAGCTCAAGGTAAAGATTTAGGCGTGATTGCCACCGACAGTGGTTGGAACATGTATGTCGGCGGTAATGGCGGTACTATCCCTCGTCATGGTGACTTATTAGCGTCGGATCTGGATCAAGAAACTCTGATCAAATACATCGACCGTTACTTGATGTTCTACATTCGTACCGCGGATAAATTGCAACGTACCGCCACTTGGTTAGAAAACCTAGAAGGCGGTGTGGATTACCTACGCAAAGTAGTGATTGACGACACGCTTGGCATTAACGCGCAATTAGAAAAAGACATCCAAGTCCTCGTCGATGATTACCGTTGTGAATGGCAAGAAACGCTTAACGATGACGCGCAATTAAAACGTTTTGATCACTTCATCAACAGTGATGAGCGTGATGATAACGTGTCTTATGTGGCTGAGCGTGAGCAACATCGCCCTGCAACATTCACCGAAAAGTACCCGCATCTTAAAGGCGACATTTTGCATACTGATCTTAAAAACACCACGGAGGAAGCGTAA
- a CDS encoding TIGR02808 family protein: MSTLEYVIWHVLGYAAMPTIILGGFVAVAVICIAILSVTKDKQLD, encoded by the coding sequence ATGAGTACTTTAGAATACGTTATCTGGCATGTCTTAGGCTACGCGGCGATGCCAACCATTATCTTAGGTGGGTTTGTTGCGGTGGCTGTTATTTGTATCGCAATCTTATCAGTAACCAAAGATAAGCAACTCGATTAA
- a CDS encoding NapC/NirT family cytochrome c, with amino-acid sequence MKILKNFWKRLSTPSKAAAGVILFMGFMGGLLFWGAFNTGLEATSTEEFCSGCHAPIVKEIRETIHYSNRSGVRAICSDCHVPHNWTDKIVRKVQASKELYGAMMGTINTEEKFKARRSHLAHREWQRMKDNDSQECRNCHQFNYMDFSEQGPRAVKQHSTALADGDKTCVDCHKGIAHKLPDMKDVAGWQ; translated from the coding sequence ATGAAAATCCTTAAAAATTTCTGGAAGCGTTTATCCACACCAAGTAAGGCCGCGGCAGGGGTGATTCTGTTTATGGGCTTTATGGGTGGTCTATTATTCTGGGGTGCATTTAATACCGGTTTAGAAGCCACTAGCACCGAAGAATTTTGTTCTGGCTGTCATGCTCCTATCGTAAAAGAGATCCGTGAAACCATTCACTACTCTAACCGTTCGGGTGTGCGTGCTATTTGTTCTGACTGTCATGTCCCTCATAATTGGACTGACAAAATTGTGCGTAAAGTGCAAGCTTCTAAAGAATTATATGGCGCGATGATGGGCACCATTAATACTGAAGAAAAATTCAAAGCACGTCGTAGCCATCTAGCACATCGTGAATGGCAACGTATGAAAGACAATGATTCTCAAGAGTGTCGCAACTGTCACCAGTTCAACTATATGGACTTTTCAGAGCAAGGCCCACGCGCCGTGAAGCAACACTCAACGGCACTGGCTGATGGCGATAAAACTTGTGTAGATTGTCACAAAGGTATTGCACATAAACTGCCTGACATGAAAGATGTGGCAGGTTGGCAATAA
- a CDS encoding nitrate reductase cytochrome c-type subunit, producing the protein MKKIILAFVAASMLIIGAVQAEDASDQITPVATNPGGIGGLESLRGASEIESTRPADEFKRFPKDHQVDSDYVYQPPLIPHTIRNYEVSLNANKCLACHSWKNAKEMGATKISVTHYVNRQDAVLSDVSPRRYFCLQCHVPQADAKPLVENEFQRVDSLK; encoded by the coding sequence ATGAAAAAGATCATTCTGGCATTCGTAGCAGCATCAATGCTGATCATCGGTGCCGTACAAGCAGAAGACGCAAGCGATCAAATCACGCCGGTCGCCACTAACCCTGGTGGTATTGGCGGTTTAGAGTCATTGCGTGGCGCAAGTGAAATTGAGTCAACTCGTCCAGCTGATGAGTTCAAGCGTTTCCCTAAAGATCACCAAGTAGACAGCGATTACGTGTATCAACCACCATTGATCCCACATACCATTCGCAACTACGAAGTTTCTTTAAACGCCAACAAATGTTTAGCTTGTCACAGTTGGAAAAACGCCAAAGAAATGGGCGCGACTAAAATCAGTGTCACTCACTACGTGAACCGTCAAGACGCTGTATTGTCTGATGTGTCACCTCGTCGTTACTTCTGCTTGCAGTGTCACGTACCACAAGCCGATGCGAAACCTTTGGTTGAGAACGAATTCCAACGTGTTGATTCGTTAAAATAA
- the napA gene encoding periplasmic nitrate reductase subunit alpha, which produces MKMTRRAFVKANAAASAAAVAGISLSASATNLIVSSDETAIKWDKAPCRFCGTGCSVLIGTQNGRVVATQGDPEAPVNKGLNCIKGYFLSKIMYGKDRLNTPLLRMTDGKFDKNGDFAPVSWDKAFDVMADKFKAAIKEKGPTSVGMFGSGQWTVMEGYAASKLMKAGFRSNNIDPNARHCMASAVVGFMRTFGIDEPMGCYDDFEHADSFVLWGSNMAEMHPVLWTRITDRRLSHPHVKVNVLSTYYHRSFELADSGMVFHPQSDLAIANFIANYIIQNDAVNWDFVKKHTHFKQAVTDIGYGLRDDDPLQEKAKNPNSGAMSDISFEEYKASVAPYTLEKTAEMSGVLPEDLVAMAKQYADPKTKVMSLWTMGMNQHTRGVWMQSLVYNLHLLTGKISEPGNSPFSLTGQPSACGTAREVGTFSHRLPADMVVANPKHRKIAEKIWKLPEGTIPPKPGYHAVQQDRMLKDGKLNAYWIMCNNNMQAGPNINTERLPGYRDPRNFIVCSDPYPTVTAQAADLVLPTAMWVEKEGAYGNAERRTQAWYQQVSPVEGAKSDLWQIMEFAKRFKIEEVWDEELMAKAPELRGKTMYDILFRNGNVDKFPLSEAQELNDDAKAAGYYVQKGLFEEYAEFGRGHGHDLAPYDVYHTVRGLRWPVVDGKETLWRFNPEYDPYAKRAERDFYGKPDGKALIISAPYEAPPEVPNKEYDLWLCSGRVLEHWHTGTMTRRVPELYKAMPDAHCYIHPDDAESRNLRRGDEVLIQSPRGEIRTRIETRGRNRPPKGLVFVPFFDARVLVNKLILDATDPLSKQTDYKKCPVKITKVASV; this is translated from the coding sequence ATGAAAATGACAAGACGTGCGTTTGTAAAAGCAAACGCAGCCGCATCAGCCGCGGCAGTAGCTGGGATCAGCCTTTCGGCCTCCGCTACTAACCTGATTGTAAGCTCTGATGAAACGGCGATTAAATGGGATAAAGCCCCATGTCGTTTTTGTGGTACAGGTTGCTCGGTACTAATCGGTACTCAAAATGGCCGTGTTGTGGCAACACAAGGCGACCCTGAAGCACCAGTAAATAAAGGCCTAAACTGTATCAAAGGCTACTTCTTATCAAAAATCATGTACGGTAAAGATCGTTTAAATACGCCATTGCTGCGTATGACCGACGGTAAATTTGATAAAAATGGTGATTTCGCCCCTGTCTCTTGGGACAAAGCGTTTGATGTGATGGCCGATAAATTTAAAGCGGCTATTAAAGAAAAAGGCCCTACCAGCGTCGGTATGTTTGGCTCTGGTCAATGGACTGTAATGGAAGGTTACGCAGCCTCTAAATTGATGAAAGCTGGCTTCCGTTCAAACAACATTGATCCGAACGCTCGTCACTGCATGGCTTCTGCTGTTGTTGGCTTTATGCGTACCTTTGGTATTGATGAACCTATGGGTTGTTATGATGACTTCGAACACGCTGATTCTTTCGTGCTTTGGGGTTCAAACATGGCTGAAATGCACCCTGTTCTTTGGACTCGTATCACTGACCGCCGTTTAAGCCACCCACATGTTAAAGTGAACGTCCTTTCGACTTACTACCATCGCAGCTTTGAGCTGGCCGACAGTGGCATGGTTTTCCATCCACAATCTGATTTAGCGATTGCGAACTTCATTGCAAATTACATCATTCAAAACGATGCCGTAAACTGGGATTTCGTTAAAAAGCACACTCACTTCAAACAAGCCGTGACAGATATCGGTTATGGTCTGCGTGATGATGATCCGCTGCAAGAAAAAGCTAAAAATCCAAACTCAGGTGCAATGTCGGATATCTCATTTGAAGAATATAAAGCCTCGGTTGCACCTTATACTCTAGAAAAAACCGCTGAAATGTCGGGTGTCCTACCTGAAGATTTAGTCGCAATGGCAAAACAATACGCCGATCCAAAAACCAAAGTGATGTCACTGTGGACTATGGGTATGAACCAACATACTCGTGGCGTTTGGATGCAAAGCCTCGTTTACAACTTGCACTTATTAACCGGTAAAATTTCAGAACCAGGCAACAGCCCGTTCTCATTAACCGGTCAACCATCGGCTTGTGGTACTGCACGTGAAGTGGGTACCTTCTCACACCGTCTGCCTGCCGACATGGTGGTTGCGAATCCTAAGCACCGTAAGATTGCAGAGAAAATCTGGAAACTACCGGAAGGCACCATTCCGCCAAAACCTGGTTACCATGCTGTACAACAAGATCGCATGTTAAAAGATGGCAAGCTAAACGCCTACTGGATCATGTGTAATAACAACATGCAAGCCGGTCCAAACATCAATACTGAGCGTTTACCGGGCTACCGTGATCCACGTAACTTCATCGTTTGCTCTGACCCATACCCAACGGTTACCGCTCAAGCGGCTGACTTAGTGCTACCAACCGCAATGTGGGTAGAAAAAGAAGGCGCATACGGTAACGCAGAGCGTCGTACTCAAGCTTGGTATCAGCAAGTCTCTCCAGTTGAAGGCGCAAAATCTGACCTTTGGCAGATCATGGAATTTGCTAAACGCTTCAAAATTGAAGAAGTGTGGGACGAAGAGCTAATGGCAAAAGCGCCAGAGCTTCGCGGCAAAACCATGTACGATATTTTATTCCGTAACGGCAATGTTGATAAGTTCCCATTATCGGAAGCTCAAGAGCTAAACGATGATGCAAAAGCCGCAGGTTACTACGTTCAAAAAGGTCTATTTGAAGAATACGCAGAGTTTGGTCGTGGACACGGTCATGATTTAGCCCCATACGATGTGTACCATACCGTTCGTGGTCTGCGTTGGCCAGTTGTGGATGGCAAAGAAACCTTATGGCGCTTTAACCCAGAATATGACCCGTATGCAAAACGTGCTGAGCGTGACTTCTATGGTAAACCAGATGGTAAAGCACTGATCATCTCTGCGCCTTATGAAGCGCCACCAGAAGTGCCAAATAAAGAATACGACCTATGGTTATGTAGTGGTCGTGTGCTTGAGCATTGGCATACTGGTACTATGACGCGTCGTGTACCTGAGTTGTATAAAGCGATGCCAGATGCGCATTGTTATATTCATCCAGATGACGCAGAGAGCCGTAATTTACGCCGTGGCGATGAAGTATTAATTCAATCTCCTCGTGGTGAAATTCGCACTCGTATTGAAACTCGTGGTCGAAATCGTCCGCCGAAGGGCTTAGTATTCGTACCTTTCTTTGATGCTCGCGTCCTAGTCAATAAATTGATTTTGGATGCCACTGATCCGCTATCTAAACAGACAGATTACAAAAAGTGTCCTGTGAAGATCACCAAAGTGGCCAGCGTTTAA
- a CDS encoding chaperone NapD, which produces MALNEVHISSLVVHVVPKYLAKIKAKITSLDGVEIYGESEEGKLVVVVETQNQGYITDTIDVINNLDHVLSVALVFHQIETDLDEDEIKETPFVNAE; this is translated from the coding sequence ATGGCGCTAAATGAAGTGCACATCTCGAGCTTAGTGGTTCATGTTGTTCCGAAATACCTCGCAAAAATCAAAGCGAAAATTACCTCTTTAGATGGGGTAGAAATCTACGGCGAAAGCGAAGAAGGAAAGTTAGTAGTAGTGGTTGAGACTCAAAACCAAGGGTATATCACCGATACTATCGATGTGATAAACAATCTCGACCATGTACTGAGTGTGGCATTAGTTTTTCATCAAATCGAAACTGATCTTGATGAAGATGAAATAAAAGAGACACCATTTGTCAACGCTGAATAA
- the napF gene encoding ferredoxin-type protein NapF yields the protein MTNQSINTSRRQLFTRRQNSEYPHLPWAKQAQFTDLCTQCAKCIPSCPEHIIQPGDGGFPTINFQKGECIFCYQCAQACPESLFYAQEEPVWTAKAIINDSCIAKQNVECRSCGDMCDTQAIRFKLAVGTVAQPNIITDDCTGCGACVSVCPTNAIQIKLT from the coding sequence GTGACAAACCAATCAATCAATACATCAAGACGCCAGTTATTTACTCGCCGTCAAAATTCCGAATATCCTCACCTGCCTTGGGCCAAACAAGCACAATTTACTGATCTCTGCACTCAATGTGCCAAATGTATTCCAAGCTGTCCTGAACATATTATCCAACCTGGGGATGGTGGTTTTCCAACCATCAACTTTCAAAAAGGCGAATGTATCTTTTGCTATCAGTGCGCGCAGGCGTGTCCTGAATCTTTGTTCTATGCTCAAGAAGAGCCTGTATGGACTGCAAAAGCCATCATTAATGATAGTTGTATTGCAAAACAAAATGTTGAATGCAGAAGTTGCGGTGATATGTGTGACACTCAAGCTATTCGGTTTAAATTAGCGGTAGGGACTGTCGCACAACCCAATATTATTACTGATGATTGTACCGGTTGTGGTGCGTGTGTTTCGGTTTGTCCTACCAACGCAATACAGATTAAATTAACTTAA
- the narQ gene encoding nitrate/nitrite two-component system sensor histidine kinase NarQ translates to MSLNLTQYGEKELTRPIARSIAKGLFYILFLVVLTTSTALLTLSYSLRDAEIVNVAGSLRMQSYRLAYDLTTDSSQLNQHIELFDQSLHSSAMKSLHGFLVPVDIQQQYVFIDQRWIQLKQLLVSPDRDRYLGQVQSLVKEIDHFVYALQEFSEAKLKLLAWVGGICLGLILLITISIVRFVRKKVVKPLAQLVEASQQIKHKNFSIELEMNNETELDVLAASYKNMANELENLYQGLESAVDKKTHQLQQANESLQILYDCSEALSSSRLSISDFQTILDSFDRVPGMVGSQLWIDEKGGGHTKLEAGGNSSTIWNSYPLEINGMHLGQLRWQHQTPDAEKVLMENIGRIFARALFFEHSQKQTEQLILMEERATIARELHDSLAQSLSYLKIQTTLLRRNLDQDFCQQRFVLSTEIVQEVDVVLSQAYTQLRELLSTFRLNIKEADFGEALNEMLVPLEAQSDALLVIDNQLLSIELDAQQQVHLLQFIREAVLNAIKHAQCDEIIVYCGVENGQITVSINDDGVGFDPTQPKPNHYGLSIMQERASRLSAQCEFNSQIGSGCEVKLSMNLESKGNENVSV, encoded by the coding sequence GTGAGCTTGAATTTGACCCAGTATGGGGAGAAAGAATTAACCAGACCAATAGCAAGAAGTATTGCTAAGGGATTGTTTTATATTTTGTTTTTGGTAGTGCTGACTACAAGCACAGCCTTACTTACTTTATCGTATAGCTTACGTGATGCTGAGATTGTGAACGTGGCGGGATCGCTGCGGATGCAAAGCTACCGTTTGGCGTATGACCTAACAACCGATTCTTCGCAACTCAATCAACATATTGAGTTATTTGATCAATCTTTGCATTCATCAGCCATGAAATCATTACATGGGTTTCTGGTACCAGTTGATATCCAACAACAATATGTTTTTATCGATCAACGTTGGATCCAATTAAAACAATTATTGGTCTCGCCAGACAGAGATCGCTATTTGGGGCAAGTACAAAGTTTAGTCAAAGAAATTGATCATTTTGTGTATGCATTACAAGAATTTTCAGAAGCGAAATTGAAATTACTCGCTTGGGTTGGCGGTATTTGCTTAGGGTTAATTTTATTGATCACCATTAGCATCGTAAGATTCGTGCGTAAAAAAGTGGTGAAGCCATTAGCCCAACTGGTGGAAGCAAGTCAACAAATTAAGCACAAAAATTTTTCAATTGAATTAGAAATGAATAATGAAACCGAACTCGATGTATTGGCCGCCAGTTATAAAAATATGGCTAATGAGCTAGAAAATCTTTATCAAGGCTTAGAATCTGCGGTAGATAAAAAAACCCACCAACTGCAACAGGCCAATGAGTCATTACAAATTTTGTATGATTGCTCTGAAGCACTTTCAAGTTCACGTTTATCGATCAGTGACTTCCAAACGATTTTAGATTCTTTTGATCGTGTGCCCGGCATGGTGGGAAGCCAGTTGTGGATCGATGAAAAGGGTGGAGGTCATACTAAGCTAGAGGCGGGTGGCAATAGTAGTACCATTTGGAATTCCTATCCATTAGAAATTAATGGTATGCATTTAGGACAATTAAGATGGCAGCACCAGACACCAGACGCTGAAAAAGTATTAATGGAAAATATTGGACGAATTTTTGCTAGAGCTTTATTTTTTGAGCATAGTCAGAAGCAAACCGAGCAGCTTATCTTAATGGAAGAGCGTGCCACCATCGCCAGAGAATTGCATGATTCACTCGCACAATCATTGTCGTATTTAAAGATCCAAACCACCTTATTACGCCGTAATTTGGATCAAGACTTTTGTCAGCAACGTTTTGTTTTATCAACTGAAATAGTACAAGAAGTCGATGTGGTATTATCGCAAGCTTACACTCAGTTAAGAGAGCTATTGAGCACTTTTAGATTAAATATTAAAGAAGCGGATTTCGGCGAAGCGCTGAATGAAATGTTAGTTCCGTTAGAAGCGCAAAGTGATGCGCTGCTGGTGATTGATAACCAACTGCTTTCGATTGAACTAGATGCGCAGCAACAAGTTCATTTATTGCAATTTATTCGTGAGGCGGTGCTAAATGCGATCAAACATGCACAGTGTGATGAAATTATTGTATATTGTGGTGTTGAAAACGGTCAAATTACCGTCAGTATCAATGACGATGGAGTTGGGTTTGATCCCACTCAACCAAAGCCAAACCATTACGGCTTATCCATAATGCAAGAAAGGGCTTCAAGGTTATCGGCACAATGTGAGTTTAATAGTCAGATCGGCTCAGGTTGTGAGGTTAAGTTAAGCATGAATTTAGAATCGAAGGGAAATGAGAATGTCAGTGTGTAA
- a CDS encoding response regulator: protein MSVCKIMLVDDHPLMRRGIGQLLGLEDCFEVIAEASNGVEAIALAHQHQPDMILLDLNMKGMSGLDTLKAMRKEGIDSQIIILTVSDNPADIDTLIKAQADGYLLKDTEPDELIRLLQQAQEGNKVYSDLVQSHLINRDNQENLLDQLTDRETQILQEVAKGFRNKQIAEHLFISESTVKVHMKSLLKKLQVSSRTAATVLYLEAYK, encoded by the coding sequence ATGTCAGTGTGTAAAATAATGTTGGTTGATGATCATCCACTTATGCGCCGCGGAATTGGACAGTTACTGGGTCTAGAAGACTGTTTTGAAGTGATAGCAGAAGCCAGTAATGGAGTGGAAGCGATAGCACTGGCTCATCAACATCAGCCTGATATGATTTTATTGGATTTGAACATGAAAGGCATGTCAGGATTAGATACACTTAAAGCGATGCGTAAAGAGGGTATTGATAGCCAAATCATCATTTTAACCGTATCCGATAACCCTGCCGATATTGATACCTTGATTAAAGCACAAGCTGACGGATACCTGCTTAAAGATACCGAACCAGATGAACTTATCCGTTTATTACAACAAGCACAAGAAGGAAATAAAGTTTACAGTGATTTGGTGCAATCACACTTGATCAACCGTGATAATCAAGAGAATTTACTCGATCAGTTAACCGATCGTGAAACTCAAATTCTACAGGAAGTTGCCAAAGGTTTTCGCAATAAGCAAATTGCTGAACATCTATTTATTTCGGAATCGACCGTAAAAGTACATATGAAAAGTCTGCTTAAAAAATTACAAGTATCCTCACGTACAGCGGCAACGGTATTATACCTTGAAGCATATAAGTGA
- a CDS encoding IS5 family transposase translates to MPKPRYKTKNWKLYNQSLIKRGSLTFWIDEEAIQEWKEAKQGLRGRPRIFSDLAITTALMVKRIFSMPLRALQGFIDSVFQLANVPLTCPHYSCISRRAKEVEVSFKTKARGTIQHLAIDSTGLKVYGEGEWKVRKHGTDGKRRIWRKLHIGVDVVTHEIIAAELTFSNVSDGDVLPNLLKQTRRKILKVSGDGAYDTRQCYEAIRIKKATPLVPPRLGAVFWEKGHPRNLSVGFQQFYGSNKQWKTRFGYHKRSISETAMHQVKKLLGGTLSLRNYNAQVGEAYAMIKALNKLTGLGMPKTYRID, encoded by the coding sequence ATGCCAAAACCTCGTTATAAGACCAAAAACTGGAAGTTATATAATCAATCACTGATTAAACGTGGTTCACTGACTTTCTGGATTGATGAAGAAGCTATCCAAGAATGGAAAGAAGCTAAACAAGGGCTGCGTGGTAGACCTCGTATTTTCAGTGATTTAGCAATAACAACAGCGCTTATGGTAAAACGTATATTTTCAATGCCCTTAAGGGCATTGCAGGGATTTATTGATTCTGTATTTCAACTTGCTAATGTCCCGCTCACTTGCCCTCATTATTCTTGTATTAGTCGTAGGGCTAAAGAGGTTGAAGTCTCATTCAAAACGAAAGCTCGTGGCACGATACAACACTTAGCCATTGATTCTACTGGCCTCAAGGTTTACGGCGAGGGTGAATGGAAAGTCAGGAAACATGGAACTGATGGGAAGCGCCGGATCTGGCGTAAGTTACATATAGGTGTTGATGTCGTTACTCATGAAATTATTGCGGCAGAACTCACTTTCTCGAATGTCAGTGACGGAGACGTTCTACCTAATTTACTAAAGCAAACACGTCGAAAGATCTTAAAAGTATCAGGCGATGGTGCTTACGATACTCGACAATGCTATGAAGCCATTCGTATCAAAAAAGCCACCCCACTTGTGCCCCCAAGACTTGGTGCAGTCTTTTGGGAAAAGGGACATCCACGAAATTTATCCGTCGGGTTTCAACAGTTTTATGGTTCTAATAAGCAGTGGAAAACACGGTTTGGGTATCATAAAAGGTCAATTTCAGAAACGGCAATGCATCAAGTGAAAAAGCTATTGGGCGGAACACTCAGCTTAAGAAATTATAATGCCCAAGTTGGGGAAGCTTACGCAATGATCAAAGCTTTAAATAAACTAACAGGGCTAGGTATGCCTAAAACTTACCGAATTGATTGA